Below is a window of Littorina saxatilis isolate snail1 linkage group LG2, US_GU_Lsax_2.0, whole genome shotgun sequence DNA.
GTAGACTTGAATAAGAATCCAGGCCAAGATATAAATCTTCCGCTTCCCATATATATATTACACTAGCCATCAGTACCACATTCCATGTACCCTTATTGTTTCCTGACATGGCACACACGCAAACGTATGCTAGCACAGACATCCAGGTCAATATATAAATGTTCATCTCCCCATATTTAACACTAGCTATCATTACCATGTACCATGTACCATATACTTTGTTTTTCCCTGACAGGGCTTCCCCGGCAGTACGGGCGATGTAGGACCTGAGGGGTTGCCTGGGTTCCCAGGAACGCCCGGGCAGCCTGGTGTCCCGGGCACAATAATGGAAGGGTTCCCGGGCACCAAGGGTGACAGAGGGCCCAGGGGTCCACAGGGCCGAGACGGGCTCCCGGGTAGACCAGGGTCCAAGGGGGAGCTTGGAGAGGGTCTTCCAGGTGAGACTGCTGTGATGATAAAGTTATGTGGTGATAGTCGGCAGTGCTGGCTTGTTTCGCGTTGCTAATGGTTTTATTCGTAAAGTTATTTCAAGACAATAAGAAATCCAAGTAATTGCATTTCGTTTTTCCGTTGGTTCCTTTGCCCATACTTGATCATtctgatgtttgtttttgtctcgaAACAGAGTCCGTGAATTTGTTTGCACTTTACGGTCCGTCTATTTAAAGATCTGTATTTTTTTGGAAGGTTGGAAAACCGAGGGACCAATGTAACGATAGCAATTCTTATAATAGTCCAGTTCTTATTCAGTTTTTTTGCCAGTCTTAAAACAAAGAGGCCTTTACGTTATAACATAAATTCTTAAGCGATTCTCAAAACAGAACAAATCTCAAGCCTGCTGCTGTCGACTAACTGCATCTTTAACGTTTACGATACTTGAttgatttaaacaaaactttattcaattttagtATCGTGACATTCAATATATGACAGGGTATCCGAACTCAAGCATCAAGCTTATATTAAGTATTTCTATATTACGATACTTGATTAGTTCATTGTATACCGGTATCGGCAGTCATTTCGATACGGTGATGCTGCAAGGATACACAGATTTTACAAGTACACGTATAAAGCCAACCACAGTAAATCAACTGAACTGTACCTTCCCCCAGGCCGAGACGGCTTTCCAGGTGTTCCAGGCGAGAAAGGGATGAGCGGTCCACCAGGGCGGGATGGACCGACGGTACGGGGCCTTCCCGGGACTCCAGGGATTCCAGGGAGACCGGGTCCCGAGGGACCGCcagggaggggggagaagggggaggCTGGGGAGTTGGGGCAGAAGGGGCACCACGGCCAGCCCGGCTACCCTGGAGCGCGGGGCAAAAAGGGCAGGGGCGGCGAGAAAGGAGATTTGGGATTCCCTGGTCCACCCGGTAAGGActgtgttttttggttgtttgtcGTTCTTAATTCCGTGTGTCTTGTTTTCCTATCGTCTGTCTTGCCTTTATCTTTCCTCATACTTTTCCCGCCAGCGAGAAAGGAGACTTGGGATTCACTGGTCCTCCCGGTAAGTACTGTGTTGAGATTTTTGATTGTTTGTCTTTTACCCTTCTGTGTgtcctttctttttcttatcgTCTTTCCTGCCTGCATCTTTCCTTATACTTTCCCACGGGTCTTCTGTCCTTCTAAATCATTTATCTCTCGTCCTTCTTGACTCATTTTCGTCCTTCTTTCTGACCTATTTCCTTCCTTGTTTCTTTCCTTGTTCcttcctttctgtctttctcccttccttcccTCATCGATCCCCTTTTCCTTCCTggcctccttccttccttcctttcaaTCCTTCCTGTTCTCTGCGCTATCTTCACTTGCTCATTCCTTCCATTTTCCATTTTTTCTTATTCCTTGcttactttttttctctcactctctctctcactcactctctctctctctctctctctctctctctctctctctctctctctctctctctctctctctctctctctctctctccctctctctctctctctgtcactctctttcACTTCCTGCCTTCCACTATCTCTTTCTTCGTTCTCTTCAAGTTGGAAAAAAGATTCGAAGGGAATAAGGCCGGTGCTCATACTGTTTTGAATAagctttatttcaccaagaTTACACATTATTTAGAATTAAAGAACATAAAATAACGTGCAAAAAGAAAACATTGCCATTGcgaacaatttaaaaaaaaaacaaaaggtcACCATAGAAATAGCTTGTGTTTTTCCTGCGTGTGTTATCAGCAGTGGCCAGAATACACACAAATTGCACGTGAAACATGACACGAAAGAACTGTGCTGACTTCTGAACAGGTCCACCAGGCCGGGTAGACATGCTGACGGGTACCATTCAAGGCGAGCCAGGAATGAAAGGGCCGAAGGGGGATCCTGGTCTTGGGACCAAGGTGCGTTTATTTGCATTTCTTCAGTAGAGATCCaattaaagaaatgaaaatgaaaattcagAAGATGAAATTAATCTGACAAGGCTGCTACCCTGTTCTGCTTAGAGAGGAAATTTTTTGGAAGATGAATGTAACCTGCAATGCCACGAAACCTGACAATGGATTCAAACAGCAGGTCATCGTTTTAAAATGTTGTGTACACAAAATTGGACCTACCGGTAGCAGAACTTGGCTCGCACGCAACCATTTTGTTTGCAAGAATGTATCTGCAATGAAGTTTTCCTTGAGATATTACATTATTTGCCTGGCACATTTATTTTAGAAAGTTTGGATGCAAATTCTTATGGATAACTCTTGTAAACAGTAAGAGACACGAGGCTACGTGAACACAACCACTTCCTTTAGTTTTCTTGATCACCCAGAGACTATCACAAAACTGTGACGAATGTATTTTGCAGGGTGAGCGAGGCTACCCGGGCCAAAGAGGAGACCCAGGTTTCTCGGGTAGTGACGGTTTACCCGGACGACCCGGACTGGACGGTCTACCTGGCGCACGGGGAGAGCCCGGTGACAGTGTTCAGGGCATCAAAGGTAAATGGCGACGACTATTGGCCTTTTCTTGAGTTTTGTCACTGCAATTGTCTTCAGTTTTAATATTGAGTTTGTCTTCAGTTTTAGTATTGAACATGTCTTTGAGAAAAATAGCTTCGtatgtggttgtgtctgcaacTCATCCACGCTTACTGCGTCATAATCTGTTTCGCCAAAGAAGAAAAGTTTCATCTGACTTGAGAATGTATCCTTTATGCGCTGTACAGCTGCTCATGCACAAGTAGCATGAAATGCGTTATGCTTTTCTGAAGTGGTGTTTCGCAATAAGCATAATCGTACATAAATACACTTCTAAGATAACTCTCACTTCCTGTTGCCTTTTTTCACAATACTTACGTCCCATTGTTGTTTGATCCTCCACAGGGGCGCGCGGTGTCCCAGGGGTGCCTGGTCTACCAGGAGAATCCGGGTTCCGCGGGATTCCAGGAGACCCAGGGCTCGAAGGAGTTCCCGGGCTTCCGGGTGTCAAGGGCATTCCAGGTGAACGGGGTCTTCCAGGCCGGGTTGGCCCATTCGGGGAGAAAGGAGAGAGGGGTTCCGAGGGGTTCCCTGGGCTGCCAGGGGTGGACGGGCCTGCTGGAATTCCGGGGAGGCCAGGACCCTCCGGTCCTAAAGGGGACTCTGGGACTTCTGTGTCCGGTGTCAAGGTATGTGCAGAAATGGTATGTGTAGAACATGTTACCAGCGGGCAACGCCTTCGGACTTGAATGATGATGAATATAAGCATTATTTAACTTGGATCTTATTCATGAATATTCAGCATACACGAGGCTCTGCACGCCCACTGACGGTGTGTTAGAATTAGTGTTTCTATTGAATGGGTTGATGAAAGATTGTGTTGTAAGTAATCTCAAGAAACGGAAGACATCCAGCAAACATAGAGGTAACATGGAGCGTATTCCTGCAGTATGAATTCGTTCGCTTCTCATTCTGAGATTGTCACGTCTTGCTGAACCGACTAAGTTCCCTAAAGCTAGCTTGGTGAGAATTCTAAGCAAGGATTtagttgtgtttgttgttgatgttgtcttTTTTCTTCACTAACCGTGATTTTCTGTTGCACAGGTAGTTAGTTTCAAACTGTTACGCGCAATGTGATGTAAACAATTATATATTTTTGTGTGGGTATATGTCCAGGAAATTGAAAAGCGCTCCgagcagggtttaaccctggatATGTGCGCTCTAGAGGTATTatacattattattatcattaacaTTTTAAGGGTTTTCCATCCCACACTGAGCCATTCTTACCACATGTTTTTAACTCGAACTGTATCAGGGGGACAGAGGAGAGCCGGGGGAAGGCTTCCCCGGTCCAGCTGGCTTATCTGGTCTACCTGGAGATCCGGGCAATAGAGGGGAACCAGGTTTCCCAGGGGAGCCTGGCAGGGAGGGACCACAAGGCTTACAGGGAGAATTTTCCATCGGTCTCCCTGGTCTGAAAGGTGTGCTCAAAATTACAAtaatagtttgtgtgtgtgtgtgtgtgtgtgggagtatGCGGGTGTgggtgttcgtgtgtgtatgtgtgtgtgtgtgtgtgtgtgtgtgtgtctgtctgtctgtctgtctgtctgtctgtcagtgtatctgtgtctgcatgtgtctgTGAGTTTTAAGACGACAAGTGACATGCTTTTGTGGATGTAGATTATAGattattaacatgtatttggtctaaGTACTAAGTTGTGTATACACACTATTTTCCCGCCTATTGCAACACGTTATAGAAGTTTCCTTCTGATGTTCATGACTGAAAACTATTTCGCGGATCCCCCAAGGTTGGTAagtaaaattttaaaaataaaataaaatcggTCACCCCTCGTGTTCTCCTCCTCCTAAACGTTGTTATAATTTTGATGTGCTCTTGGGTAGGAAAAATCCAGTATGCAAATCATTACTTTTTTCTCATGTCCCCCAGTCTTTGAGTTTGCCTTAAAACCTCAAGTAGcaagtttttttctctccaggtGAGTCTGGAGCCTCAGGTCTAGACGGCATTCCAGGTAGCCCAGGTGTGCGAGGTCCCTTCGGTCCTAAGGGGGACCCAGGTGAGCACGGCGCGAGGGGCACGCCAGGTGCCAGAGGCCAGGACGGTATCCCTGGAGAACCAGGTGCACCTGGACGTGACGGCATACCTGGGGAACCTGGTAGGCAAGGCTTACCTGGACAAAACGTGAGCCTGATATTAGTTAGTTTAGATATTAGTTAGTTAGAGTGTTATTGAAACACATCACTGCcatatatttctttctttctttatttggtgtttaacgtcgttttcaaccacgaaggttatatcgcgacgggggaagggggaagatgggatagagccacttgtcaattgtttcttgttcacaaaagcactaatcaaaaatttgctccaggggcttgcaacgtagtacaatatattaccttactgggagaatgcaagtttccagtacaaaggacttaacatttcttacatactgcttgactaaaatctttacaaaattgactatattctatacaagaaacacttaacaagggtaaaaggagaaacagaatccgtttgtcccctcttacgacatgctggggatcatcgggtaaattctttcttgtcccaaccaatatgggactccccctaacccgcggggggttgccATATATTGGTAGTTTGAGGAAAGCTCTGCTCACGATATATGCTGGCATTGTTTTAAAGTCTTCCGCGTGTATTGGATATGATTGAAAAACATACATGTCATAATTATATTGATTAGTTTATATTGAATATGATTGAAACATATCACTGCCATATATTAGTAATTTGAGAATAGATCTGTTCACAAGAAGAGCTGGCAATGTTTTAAAGGGGAATATTAATTTTGTGCTTGGTATTTCGGAACAAATAAGCTAAAGGTTTAGAGTTTTATCGACAGCCCGTGATTGTGAACGAAGTATCTTCCGACGTAACATGTTTCAGCCTGcacagattttttttcagaaCTACATGCGACAAGGGCTCATAGTGAAAAAAATGTCTTTAATGGACTTTGTGTAGTGTCATAGCCTAAATCTGAGCGTAAGAGAGTATTTTCATTATGCGATCGACCTTTTAAAACTCAGTTGTTAGGACGATATCAGGATGACTTACGTCCATGTTTGTCCTTGTCAAACAGAGAACAAACAGCAAACCACACATCATAAAACACCAGTCTGTAAAAGCAGTAGCTACAATTCATTTTCCAGGGAGCGGAAGGTGAATCAGGATTACCAGGTCTTCCCGGTGACACAGGCCGTCAGGGCGAACCAGGTTTTGGCGTGCCTGGAGAGAAGGGCTCCAAGGGAGATTCGGGAGACGCACTGTTCGGCAGCAAGGGAGAGCCGGGAGACTTAGGGCCGCGGGGAGATCCAGGGTTGCCTGGCCTCCCAGGGGAATCCGGGCTGCCTGGCTTGAAGGGAGATCGGGGAGAGGCTGGGTTCGGAATGCCTGGACCCCAAGGTATGTATGCTGTGATGAATATCAAAACGATTGGACAATAAACTTAAGAATAAATCACATTCAAAGCAGAGTTGTTCTTTACGTGCTACGTATTGACATTCACTTACATACGAGGTCCCGTTGTGTTTTCATAGACAGTACTCGGATAAACTCATTGACATTTGCAAACGATGCGTAGTGGCATTTGCTGGCAATGCTTAATGTGTTTAAATTAGCTTTCTATGCTTGCTTACGATGCTCCATCTGTGATTATACTTGGATGCAATGCAAACTTTTCGCGAAGAAGCATATGATAACTCTGTTTTAAGACACACTACATGATCACAATCGAAAAGGTTTCTGTACGTCATCACAAGCCTCTAAACTCTAGCCTGTTAAGGTCATTTTAATCTTACTTCAACCTTTATTTCACCTTGTTCTCTTGCTCGTTTTTTTTTCAGGAGAGAAAGGCATGGATGGAATGGGTATACGCGGAGATCCAGGTGCTCCAGGTCTCCCAGGTCTACCCGGCAAATATGGCCAACCCGGAGAGAAGGGTGAGCTTGGACCCAGCGGTCCATCCGGAATAGGTctgaagggagagagaggagaaccCGGGTTAGGCTACCCGGGACCTCAGGGACCCAAAGGCAGGCCGGGTCAAGGATTACCGGGTATCGCGGGCAATCCAGGTATGTTTATGTTGACCCCTTGTATGAGAAATTCTTGGCTGGCAGATAACGAGtgttatatatatacacaatgTGTTTTTAGTATAAAGGTTTTTAGTTACAttttgtatgtctgtgtgtgggaTATTTTCTTAACTACATGATTTCGGTTACATGCTGTCGTGGTATAGCTTTTAATGTTTTTGTACATACTTTTGATGATGTTCTTATCTTCTGTGTATAAGCCGTTTCATGATGTCCGTAAATAATCATAAGAACCAATCAAAGAAGTATGGTGTTGTGTCTTTTGACAAGAACAACTCATCAACTGAAATAAAAATCAAtctgaaaacaaacacaaatctgaATCTGTATTTTTTTCGTGCACAGGCTTACCTGGCCCCTCCGCGTACCTGTATGTACGCCACAGCCAGACGACAGGTGTGCCACAGTGCCCGCTGGGTCACGTCAGGCTGTGGTCTGGCTACAGCTTCCTCCACTCTGAGGACGAGGGCCGAGCCTTCAGTCAAGATCTGGGTAAGTCGGGTGGATCCACCCAGATAAAAAAAAACGCTTGTATTTTTGCTACTGGGTTGCTTGGTCCTCgggtaaaaagaaaaagacatttGTTGGACCTTCCGGTATGTAGGGCGTTAGATTCGTCGGGGCCTTAGTGGGGCTGCAGGTTGTGAAGTCATATCTTTGTGAGGAAAACATCTGCCAGCTAAGTTTCTCTACActgtcgcgttttcctctcaaaatcaaaaatcaagaatGGTAGGTAGTTGGAACGTTTCTTATTGAGAAAACAAAACTTTACATGTTGTCAATAATAAACCAATCAAAGAAgaatatggcccttcgtggtcggctgggcgttaagcaaacaaacaaacaaacaaacaaacaaataatgaacgtttcaattacctaccattcttgtttttttaattctgaagtTTGGAGCGTTGGccgtctatctgtttttggatgttCGCGTTTCCCTCCCACAGGTCAGTCCGGGTCGTGCCTGGAGAAGTTCAACCCCATGCCGCTGCTCTTCTGCAGCATCAACGACGTGTGCAACTACGCCAGCAGAACGATGACGTCCTACTGGCTGGCCACCACGGAGGCCGTGCCCATGATGCCCGTGAGAGGCAACTCCATCCTCCGGTTCATCTCGCGCTGCTCCGTCTGCACCGCCTCCGGACCCATCCTCACCATGCACGCGCAGAGTACTGTTCCCCCTCAGTGTCCCCAGGGCTGGGGCGAGATGTGGACTGGCTATAGTTTTCTTATGGTGAGATTGGggttgggggtgtgtgtgtgtgtgtgtgtgttgggcggtgggtgggggttgggggtggggatgggtTGTGGATGGGgggtaagtgtgtgtatgtgtgagggtgtgcgtgtgtgtgtgtgtgtgtgtgtgtgtgtgtgtgtgtgtgtgtgtgtgttagggaaGGGGGCTTTGTGGTGATGCTGGTTGCGATATAATGTATAAGAGAAAATTGTTCCGTCAAACCTTTCCGTACGGCCACCtctcgaaagcgaccacctgcccacaaccaCCACTCGGAAGGAACCCAGACGATATTTTCTTCTATATGtttacctttccatagcgaccacctgttaTAACGACCACTCTTGGCTGGTCCCGAGGGTGGTCGTTATtaacaggttcgactgtatctgAAATCGTGTAAAGTGTGTCCTCATAGTGGTGAAAGTTTGACGATAGCGCGCGGGTTGGCGTAGATCAAACATTTTGACAACAGCGACAAAGGCTGCGGTGACGACAATGATGGTAGTATGATGTGACGAGACTGTCTGCCCGCTGACTGACTTTCACTTTGGAATGAACTGAGCGAAGACCTTTCTATGCCCGCTTGTTTCCTGGTGTGGAGCGTACCTCAAATCCTTGAGCAGAAGCCAGCTTCAATATTCCCGATGTGGTTAAGGGCCAACATCGGCGCTCGACAGGTGTAGCTCTAGTTTCTTgtgctggcaacgctaaatttagctcCTTGGCCTTCTATCCTATAACAAGGCTTGTTGGTCTCCTGAAGACATGTTCGGCTTGAAGCTGCACTATGTAAGCTTACCTAATACTGAAGATGTTAGTCATTCTTATTTCTCCAATGTGCAGCATGCAGTGGGGGCGATGAGCGGAGGCCAGCCCCTTAACTCGCCAGGTAGCTGTATAGAGCTCTTCTACACCAACCCCTTCATCGAGTGCACGGGGCGGGGCCAGTGTCACTTCTTCGCAGACAAGTTCAGCTATTGGCTGACGGCGCAGCGCGAGCTGGAAGAGGTGGACCCTCAGCAACAGACCCTCAAATCGGGCACCTATAGGAACAAGATTAGCAggtgtagagtgtgtgtgttgaccaCTCCTCTGTCTTGATCTCGAGTCACGTGATGTGCATAAAGCAAAACTGGGTTTCCACCCAACTGGATGGGAACaagccgcggggtctgattggttaaaatcacagcaaatctcaatttcaagcAATCCGACCCCCGCAGCTGCGTACCAcccatttgggtggcacccagttttgcTTCGTGCAACTCAGCCAAGGTCTCCAGTAGTGTCGTTACCGACACAGACAAATGAAAACTGGTGCCGTGGTGTTGAGTGGCTGTAGGAGCGAGGGACTCTTTCAGAAACGGATTTTGGTCTTCCGTTATCCGTGTGCTGATGATAAAAACTTTATGGGAAAGAGCCGCCTTCAAAAATG
It encodes the following:
- the LOC138958448 gene encoding collagen alpha-2(IV) chain-like; the protein is MESRILYFLVALWVWPCLQLADAQSWPTVLYRPEGQCNRGCSCLDLRGRPGPYGPKGEVGMMGRQGLPGVEGAPGIRGLKGESGFPGEPGERGEAGLEGRPGMTGAPGQTGSVGSRGSQGLAGIQGMPGVPGAKGDKGTPGFNGLDGARGFRGPAGPVGPSGKDGVPGPTGPVGTLGPPGQPGCDGLNGLKGSSGEPGFPGQHGLQGLPGIGRYGPPGPPGLPGRFELGELTANNSDYANLLREMKGVKGQKGDFGMPGFGFPGRKGDRGFPGSTGDVGPEGLPGFPGTPGQPGVPGTIMEGFPGTKGDRGPRGPQGRDGLPGRPGSKGELGEGLPGRDGFPGVPGEKGMSGPPGRDGPTVRGLPGTPGIPGRPGPEGPPGRGEKGEAGELGQKGHHGQPGYPGARGKKGRGGEKGDLGFPGPPGPPGRVDMLTGTIQGEPGMKGPKGDPGLGTKGERGYPGQRGDPGFSGSDGLPGRPGLDGLPGARGEPGDSVQGIKGARGVPGVPGLPGESGFRGIPGDPGLEGVPGLPGVKGIPGERGLPGRVGPFGEKGERGSEGFPGLPGVDGPAGIPGRPGPSGPKGDSGTSVSGVKGDRGEPGEGFPGPAGLSGLPGDPGNRGEPGFPGEPGREGPQGLQGEFSIGLPGLKGESGASGLDGIPGSPGVRGPFGPKGDPGEHGARGTPGARGQDGIPGEPGAPGRDGIPGEPGRQGLPGQNGAEGESGLPGLPGDTGRQGEPGFGVPGEKGSKGDSGDALFGSKGEPGDLGPRGDPGLPGLPGESGLPGLKGDRGEAGFGMPGPQGEKGMDGMGIRGDPGAPGLPGLPGKYGQPGEKGELGPSGPSGIGLKGERGEPGLGYPGPQGPKGRPGQGLPGIAGNPGLPGPSAYLYVRHSQTTGVPQCPLGHVRLWSGYSFLHSEDEGRAFSQDLGQSGSCLEKFNPMPLLFCSINDVCNYASRTMTSYWLATTEAVPMMPVRGNSILRFISRCSVCTASGPILTMHAQSTVPPQCPQGWGEMWTGYSFLMHAVGAMSGGQPLNSPGSCIELFYTNPFIECTGRGQCHFFADKFSYWLTAQRELEEVDPQQQTLKSGTYRNKISRCRVCVLTTPLS